Proteins encoded in a region of the Paucibacter sediminis genome:
- a CDS encoding NAD(P)/FAD-dependent oxidoreductase: MTKHLQADAIVVGAGPAGIAAVSHLLPAGRSVIWVDNQPRPGGQIWRGAALPQVDTLRQHPRLSMLPGHAVVAAESPHELLLHDAAGQQTLRVRAPQLLLALGARERMLPFPGWTLPGVHGAGGLQALVKGGWPIAGRRVLLAGSGPLLLASAASLRAAGARLLGIYEQAPRGALARFAAGLPLGKMAQALGLGWRLRGLPYAPGCWPLRALGENKLEAVLLTDGQREWAEPCDALGVGFGLLPNTELAELLGCALQDGAIAVGAKLQTSLPGVFAAGECTGIGGVDKASLEGAMAAAAMLGQGLKPYARRHAGQLAFARRLASGFALRPELLQLADAKTLICRCEDVSLGALKAWPQWRDAKLQTRCGMGACQGRICGPITQTLLGWPEASGGRGTRAPLQPVPLRCLMDD, from the coding sequence ATGACCAAGCATCTGCAGGCCGATGCCATCGTGGTGGGCGCCGGGCCGGCCGGCATCGCGGCCGTGAGCCACCTGCTGCCGGCCGGGCGCAGCGTGATCTGGGTCGACAACCAGCCGCGCCCGGGCGGCCAGATCTGGCGCGGTGCTGCCCTGCCCCAGGTCGATACGCTGCGCCAGCACCCCCGGCTCAGCATGCTGCCCGGCCATGCGGTGGTGGCGGCCGAGAGCCCGCACGAGCTGCTGCTGCACGACGCGGCCGGCCAGCAAACGCTGCGCGTGCGCGCACCGCAGCTGCTGCTGGCGCTGGGCGCGCGCGAGCGCATGCTGCCCTTCCCCGGCTGGACCCTGCCCGGCGTGCATGGCGCGGGCGGCCTGCAAGCCCTGGTGAAGGGCGGTTGGCCGATCGCCGGCCGGCGCGTGCTGCTGGCCGGTTCGGGCCCGCTGCTGCTGGCCAGCGCCGCCAGCCTGCGCGCCGCCGGCGCCCGGCTGCTGGGCATCTACGAGCAGGCGCCGCGCGGCGCGCTGGCCCGCTTTGCCGCCGGTCTGCCGCTGGGCAAGATGGCGCAGGCCCTGGGCCTGGGCTGGCGCTTGCGCGGCCTGCCCTACGCCCCGGGCTGCTGGCCGCTGCGCGCGCTGGGCGAGAACAAGCTCGAGGCCGTGCTGCTGACGGATGGCCAGCGCGAATGGGCCGAGCCCTGCGACGCGCTGGGTGTGGGCTTCGGCCTCCTGCCCAATACCGAGCTGGCCGAGCTGCTGGGCTGCGCCCTGCAGGATGGCGCCATCGCCGTGGGCGCAAAGCTGCAGACCTCGCTGCCGGGGGTGTTCGCCGCCGGCGAATGCACCGGCATCGGCGGCGTGGACAAGGCCAGCCTGGAGGGCGCCATGGCGGCCGCGGCGATGCTGGGCCAGGGGCTCAAGCCCTATGCGCGTCGGCATGCCGGCCAGCTCGCCTTTGCGCGACGGCTCGCCAGCGGCTTCGCGCTGCGCCCCGAGCTGCTGCAGCTGGCCGATGCCAAGACCCTGATCTGCCGCTGCGAGGATGTCAGCCTGGGCGCTCTCAAGGCCTGGCCGCAATGGCGCGACGCCAAGCTGCAGACGCGCTGCGGCATGGGCGCCTGCCAGGGCCGCATCTGCGGGCCCATCACGCAGACCCTGCTGGGCTGGCCCGAGGCCAGTGGCGGGCGGGGCACGCGCGCGCCGCTGCAACCCGTGCCGCTGCGCTGCCTGATGGATGACTGA
- a CDS encoding ABC transporter ATP-binding protein, which translates to MANELLTVRDLHAGYGRAEVLTGLNLLLPEGSVVTVIGPNGAGKSTTLNALMGVLPARGQVLLDGQDISALSLEERVMRGLALVPEKRELFTTMSVEDNLVLGGYRPMRLGQRDWREELEKVYALFPRLKERREQLSGTLSGGERQMLAVGRALMARPKVLMLDEPSLGLAPLIVKEIFRIVARLRDTGVSILLIEQNARAALEVADYAYVLETGEIGLEGPASELANDPRVIETYLGAAKKQG; encoded by the coding sequence ATGGCAAACGAACTGCTGACAGTACGCGACCTGCATGCCGGCTACGGCCGCGCCGAGGTCTTGACGGGCCTGAACCTGCTGCTGCCCGAGGGCAGCGTGGTGACGGTGATCGGCCCCAACGGCGCCGGCAAGAGCACCACGCTGAACGCGCTGATGGGCGTGCTGCCCGCCCGGGGTCAGGTCTTGCTGGATGGCCAGGACATCAGCGCCCTGAGCCTGGAAGAGCGCGTCATGCGCGGCCTGGCCCTGGTGCCCGAGAAGCGCGAGCTCTTCACCACCATGAGCGTGGAGGACAACCTGGTGCTCGGCGGCTACCGTCCGATGCGCCTGGGCCAGCGCGACTGGCGCGAGGAGCTGGAGAAGGTCTACGCCCTGTTCCCGCGTCTGAAGGAGCGTCGCGAGCAGCTCTCGGGCACGCTGTCCGGCGGCGAGCGCCAGATGCTGGCGGTGGGCCGCGCCCTGATGGCCAGGCCCAAGGTGCTGATGCTGGACGAACCCAGTCTGGGCCTGGCGCCGCTGATCGTGAAGGAAATCTTCCGCATCGTCGCGCGCCTGCGCGACACTGGCGTGAGCATCCTGCTGATCGAGCAGAACGCCCGCGCCGCGCTCGAGGTGGCCGATTACGCCTATGTGCTGGAGACCGGCGAGATCGGCCTCGAGGGGCCGGCCAGCGAGCTGGCCAACGACCCGCGCGTCATCGAGACCTATCTGGGCGCGGCCAAGAAGCAGGGTTGA
- a CDS encoding NAD(P)/FAD-dependent oxidoreductase translates to MRSADVLIVGGGIVGAACAREYARQGLSVAVVERAALGGGATAASMGHLLVVDAEDGGDASEFQLSQRSLRLWQDWLDESPAHAELAEHERCGTLWIAADAEELALAERKCAWLTARGLPAELLDAAALARLEPQLRPGLAGALRVAGDARVYPPKVAAAWLQQAKVQLIRGEVTAIDGASLRLADGRTLWGAMVVLCAGLASQRFLPPGCLLPKKGQLAITQRAPAAVSHQLVELGYIKKAHLAHEDTVSFNVQPRPGGQLLIGSSRQVGRSDAPLDLAMLRRMLQCAAGYLPGLPELSLLRCWSGIRPASADGQPLIGAHPELARVWLATGHEGLGITTSLASAELLADLSLGRAPALSPAPYAPARFVA, encoded by the coding sequence GTGAGATCGGCAGACGTCCTCATCGTCGGCGGCGGCATCGTCGGCGCCGCCTGCGCACGCGAATACGCGCGCCAGGGCTTGAGCGTGGCGGTGGTCGAGCGCGCCGCGCTGGGCGGCGGCGCCACCGCCGCATCCATGGGCCATCTGCTGGTGGTCGACGCCGAGGATGGCGGCGACGCCAGCGAGTTCCAGCTCTCGCAGCGCTCGCTGCGGCTGTGGCAGGACTGGCTGGATGAATCGCCGGCCCATGCCGAGCTGGCCGAGCATGAGCGCTGCGGCACGCTGTGGATCGCCGCCGACGCCGAGGAGCTCGCCCTGGCCGAGCGCAAGTGCGCCTGGCTCACGGCGCGGGGCCTGCCCGCTGAACTGCTCGACGCCGCCGCGCTGGCGCGCCTGGAGCCCCAGCTGCGACCGGGCCTGGCCGGCGCCCTGCGCGTGGCGGGCGATGCGCGCGTCTACCCGCCCAAGGTAGCGGCCGCCTGGCTGCAGCAGGCCAAGGTGCAGCTGATACGCGGCGAGGTCACGGCCATCGACGGCGCGAGCCTGCGCCTGGCCGACGGCCGCACGCTGTGGGGCGCCATGGTGGTGCTGTGCGCGGGCCTGGCCAGCCAGCGCTTTCTGCCGCCCGGCTGCCTGCTGCCCAAGAAGGGCCAGTTGGCCATCACCCAGCGCGCGCCCGCGGCGGTAAGCCATCAGCTGGTGGAGCTGGGCTATATCAAGAAGGCGCATCTGGCGCACGAGGACACGGTGTCCTTCAATGTGCAGCCGCGCCCCGGCGGCCAGCTGCTGATCGGCTCCTCGCGCCAGGTCGGCCGCAGCGATGCGCCGCTGGACCTGGCGATGCTGCGCCGCATGCTGCAATGCGCGGCCGGCTATCTGCCCGGCCTGCCCGAGCTGAGCCTGTTGCGCTGCTGGAGCGGCATCCGGCCGGCCAGCGCCGATGGTCAGCCGCTCATCGGCGCGCACCCCGAGCTGGCGCGCGTGTGGCTGGCCACCGGGCACGAGGGTCTGGGCATCACCACCTCGCTGGCCAGCGCCGAGTTGCTGGCCGATCTGAGCCTGGGCCGCGCGCCAGCGCTGAGCCCGGCACCCTATGCCCCGGCAAGGTTCGTCGCATGA
- a CDS encoding ProQ/FinO family protein — MSSPNPQPAAPVDQSPAACAAQLKQLFPALFSGGAKPLKLRIQADIQERAPGVFTKQMLSAFLRRYTGGTGYLIALSKAQHRFDLDGQPAGELSQEHRDAAVQELARRRNLTETRRAEEEQQQRQRAQLLHDFSRTTLTPANFCALKGIALEALEPLLEQAREEEQARRAAPPPARRPDPRGQRPGGPSGRDDRHGRPAPRRADQRPPKAKPEAQ; from the coding sequence ATGTCGTCTCCCAATCCGCAGCCCGCCGCGCCGGTCGATCAGAGCCCGGCCGCCTGCGCCGCCCAGCTCAAGCAACTGTTCCCTGCCTTGTTCAGCGGCGGCGCCAAGCCGCTGAAGCTGCGCATCCAAGCCGACATCCAGGAGCGGGCGCCCGGCGTCTTCACCAAGCAGATGCTGTCGGCCTTTTTGCGCCGCTATACCGGTGGCACCGGCTACCTGATCGCGCTCAGCAAGGCCCAGCATCGTTTTGACCTCGATGGCCAGCCGGCCGGTGAGCTGAGCCAGGAACACCGCGATGCGGCCGTGCAGGAGCTGGCGCGCCGCCGCAATCTGACCGAGACACGCCGCGCCGAGGAAGAACAGCAGCAGCGCCAGCGCGCCCAGCTCCTGCACGATTTCTCGCGCACCACGCTGACGCCGGCCAACTTCTGTGCCCTCAAGGGCATAGCCCTGGAGGCGCTGGAACCCCTGCTGGAGCAGGCGCGTGAGGAAGAGCAGGCTCGCCGCGCGGCCCCGCCACCGGCGCGCCGGCCGGACCCGCGTGGCCAGCGCCCGGGCGGCCCCTCGGGCCGTGATGATCGCCATGGCCGGCCGGCACCGCGCCGGGCCGATCAGCGCCCGCCCAAGGCCAAGCCCGAGGCGCAGTAA
- a CDS encoding thymidine kinase, with the protein MAKLFFRYAAMNAGKSTALLQVAHNYEERGHSVRIFTAQVDDRYGHGVVTSRLGPQRHAEVFDATTDFQALLGEQPGIACILVDEAQFLTKAQVWALHEIAHLRNLPAICYGLRTDFQGELFPGSATLLALADEMDEMKTICDCGRKATMNMRVDANNRKITEGAQVEIGGNARYRAVCGRCFRQS; encoded by the coding sequence ATGGCCAAACTGTTTTTCCGCTATGCCGCCATGAATGCCGGCAAGTCCACCGCCTTGCTACAGGTGGCGCACAACTACGAGGAGCGTGGCCACAGCGTGCGCATCTTCACGGCCCAGGTCGACGATCGCTATGGGCATGGCGTGGTTACCTCACGCCTGGGGCCACAGCGCCATGCGGAGGTGTTCGATGCGACGACGGATTTCCAGGCTCTGCTGGGCGAGCAGCCGGGCATTGCCTGCATCCTGGTGGACGAGGCGCAGTTCCTCACCAAGGCCCAGGTCTGGGCCTTGCACGAGATCGCGCATCTGCGCAATCTGCCGGCCATCTGCTATGGGCTGCGCACCGATTTCCAGGGCGAGCTGTTCCCCGGATCGGCCACGTTGCTGGCCCTGGCGGACGAGATGGATGAGATGAAGACGATTTGCGACTGCGGTCGCAAGGCGACGATGAATATGCGGGTGGATGCCAACAACCGCAAGATCACCGAAGGCGCGCAGGTGGAGATCGGCGGCAACGCCCGCTACCGTGCGGTTTGCGGGCGCTGCTTCAGGCAGAGCTGA
- a CDS encoding branched-chain amino acid ABC transporter permease, whose amino-acid sequence MDFSIASILMLDGVTNGAIYALLALATVLVFAVTRVIFIPQGEFVAFGALTMAGLQLGQTPLTVHFLIAMGALVALMDLAAGWRAGQALPRAAAVALKSAAPALLIGLLALWAAPQKLPLVLQALLTLAIVTPMGGLVYRLAYQSLADASVLVLLIVSVGVHFALTGLGLVFFGAEGSRNPSFWDASFNAGPLMLSGQTLIIILASIALILMLWLFFERSLYGKALRATAVNRLGARLMGISSTAAGRLSFTMAAFIGALSGLLISPTTTIFYDSGFLIGLKGFVAAVFAGLSSYPGAALGAVLVGLLESFSSFWASAFKEVIVFTSILPVLLWRSLRDPHTEEH is encoded by the coding sequence ATGGACTTCTCGATAGCAAGCATCCTGATGCTGGATGGCGTGACCAACGGGGCCATTTACGCCTTGCTGGCGCTGGCTACCGTGCTGGTGTTCGCGGTCACCCGCGTGATCTTCATTCCGCAGGGCGAATTCGTCGCCTTCGGGGCGCTCACCATGGCGGGTCTGCAACTGGGCCAGACCCCGCTGACCGTGCATTTCCTGATCGCGATGGGCGCCCTGGTTGCGCTGATGGATCTGGCAGCCGGCTGGCGTGCCGGGCAGGCCCTGCCGCGTGCCGCGGCAGTGGCGCTCAAGTCGGCCGCGCCGGCGCTGTTGATCGGCCTGCTGGCGCTCTGGGCAGCGCCGCAAAAACTGCCCCTGGTGTTGCAGGCGCTGCTGACCCTGGCCATCGTCACGCCCATGGGCGGCCTGGTCTACCGCCTGGCCTACCAGTCGCTGGCGGATGCCTCGGTGCTGGTGTTGCTGATCGTCTCGGTGGGCGTGCACTTTGCGCTCACCGGCCTGGGCCTGGTGTTCTTCGGTGCCGAGGGTTCGCGCAATCCGAGCTTCTGGGATGCCAGCTTCAACGCCGGCCCGCTGATGCTCTCGGGCCAGACCCTCATCATCATCCTGGCCTCGATCGCGCTGATCCTGATGCTGTGGCTGTTCTTCGAGCGCAGCCTCTATGGCAAGGCGCTGCGCGCCACCGCGGTGAACCGATTGGGAGCGCGCCTGATGGGCATCTCCAGCACCGCGGCGGGGCGGCTGTCCTTCACCATGGCGGCCTTCATCGGTGCGCTCTCCGGGCTGCTGATCAGCCCCACCACGACGATCTTCTACGACAGCGGCTTCCTGATCGGCCTGAAGGGCTTCGTCGCCGCCGTGTTCGCAGGCCTCTCCAGCTATCCCGGCGCCGCGCTGGGTGCGGTGCTGGTGGGCCTGCTGGAATCCTTCAGCTCCTTCTGGGCCAGCGCCTTCAAGGAAGTGATCGTCTTCACCTCCATCCTGCCGGTGCTGCTCTGGCGCAGCCTGCGCGACCCGCATACCGAAGAGCATTGA
- a CDS encoding enoyl-CoA hydratase/isomerase family protein, which translates to MPDKTPSLQIDGALARITLRRSHVANRLELLDLQTLGAQLREVNANAAVRVLLLQAEGKHFCSGFNIDAMEAVPGVDAGALFEALTNAWENARPVTVAAIQGGVYGGATDLALACDFRLGVPSCEMFVPAARLGLHFYRGGLERYVNRLGVGVAKRVLLACETLDARAMRDCGFLDQLLPDRSALQAATEELCTRLAGYAPLALAAMKLHLNAIASGRLDVDQLRSDIAVSNASQDLAEGVRAWQEKRAPQFRGF; encoded by the coding sequence ATGCCCGACAAGACCCCCTCCCTTCAGATCGATGGCGCACTGGCGCGCATCACCCTCAGACGCAGCCATGTGGCCAACCGCCTCGAACTGCTGGACCTGCAGACCCTCGGCGCGCAGCTGCGCGAGGTGAATGCAAACGCCGCCGTGCGCGTGCTGCTGCTGCAGGCCGAGGGCAAGCATTTCTGCAGCGGCTTCAATATCGACGCTATGGAAGCAGTTCCAGGCGTGGATGCCGGGGCTTTGTTCGAGGCCCTCACCAACGCCTGGGAGAACGCCCGGCCGGTGACGGTGGCGGCAATCCAAGGCGGGGTCTACGGCGGCGCCACCGACCTGGCCCTGGCCTGCGACTTCCGCCTGGGCGTGCCCAGCTGCGAGATGTTCGTGCCGGCCGCGCGCCTGGGCCTGCACTTCTACCGCGGCGGCTTGGAGCGTTACGTGAATCGCCTCGGCGTGGGCGTGGCCAAGCGCGTGCTGCTGGCCTGCGAAACCCTGGATGCCCGGGCCATGAGGGACTGCGGTTTTCTGGACCAGCTCTTGCCCGACCGCAGCGCCCTGCAGGCCGCGACCGAGGAACTTTGCACGCGCCTGGCCGGCTATGCGCCACTGGCCCTGGCGGCCATGAAGCTGCACTTGAACGCGATCGCCAGCGGCCGGCTGGACGTCGACCAACTGCGCTCCGACATCGCCGTTTCCAACGCCTCGCAGGACCTTGCCGAGGGCGTGCGCGCCTGGCAGGAAAAACGCGCACCACAGTTCCGTGGGTTTTGA
- a CDS encoding 2Fe-2S iron-sulfur cluster-binding protein → MKIIINGIEAEVPAGVTVAAALAHAGHGATRRSLSGQPRQAFCGMGVCQECRVRIDGQPERLACMSLAVEGMLVETLA, encoded by the coding sequence ATGAAGATCATCATCAACGGTATCGAGGCCGAGGTGCCCGCGGGTGTGACGGTGGCCGCCGCGCTGGCGCATGCCGGCCATGGGGCCACGCGCCGCTCGCTCAGCGGCCAGCCGCGCCAGGCTTTTTGCGGCATGGGCGTCTGCCAGGAATGCCGCGTGCGCATCGATGGCCAGCCCGAGCGCCTCGCCTGCATGAGCCTGGCGGTCGAGGGCATGCTGGTGGAGACCCTGGCATGA
- a CDS encoding ArsR/SmtB family transcription factor, which translates to MQDLPPEALDQVASYFQVLSEPTRLRILNLLRGGERNVGDLATACECTAANVSRHLNLLTKQGFVSREGRGTSVFYRIADPSVYALCDLVCGNIARQFEQQLQARQAFVQRPAGAARKKAG; encoded by the coding sequence ATGCAAGACCTGCCCCCCGAGGCACTGGACCAGGTGGCCAGCTACTTTCAGGTGCTGTCCGAGCCCACGCGCTTGCGCATCCTCAACCTGCTGCGCGGCGGCGAACGCAATGTGGGTGACCTGGCGACGGCCTGCGAGTGCACGGCCGCGAACGTGTCGCGCCACCTGAACCTGCTTACCAAGCAGGGCTTCGTCAGCCGCGAGGGGCGCGGCACCAGCGTCTTCTATCGCATCGCGGACCCCTCGGTCTATGCGCTCTGCGATCTGGTCTGCGGCAATATCGCGCGCCAGTTCGAGCAGCAACTGCAGGCGCGCCAGGCCTTTGTGCAGCGCCCGGCGGGCGCGGCGCGCAAGAAGGCCGGCTGA
- a CDS encoding proline racemase family protein — translation MSPALPTRIIDSHTGGEPTRTVVSGGPELGRGSMAERLQRFKNDHDAWRSALVNEPRGSDVMVGALLCEPELPDSAAGVIFFNNVGYLGMCGHGSIGLIATLAYLGRIKPGVHKIETPVGRISAELHADGRVSIANVPAYRLAKRVPVELGGRVFHGDVAWGGNWFFLCEDHGLELTLAHAERLTEFSWAMRQALTAQGIGGADGAEIDHIELIGPALQAGHQGRSFVLCPGKAYDRSPCGTGTSAKVACLAADGKLAPGALWLQESVIGSVFEASYQVSKQAGAEGQVLPTITGRAHVNLDATLVFQPGDPFAWGITQR, via the coding sequence ATGAGCCCTGCCCTGCCCACCCGCATCATCGATTCCCATACCGGCGGCGAGCCCACGCGCACCGTCGTCTCCGGCGGGCCCGAGCTGGGCCGGGGCAGCATGGCCGAGCGGCTGCAGCGCTTCAAGAACGATCACGACGCCTGGCGCAGCGCCCTCGTCAACGAGCCGCGCGGCTCGGATGTGATGGTGGGTGCGCTGCTGTGCGAGCCGGAGCTGCCCGACAGCGCGGCCGGCGTGATCTTCTTCAACAACGTCGGCTACCTCGGCATGTGCGGCCATGGCAGCATCGGCCTGATCGCCACGCTGGCCTACCTGGGCCGCATCAAGCCCGGCGTGCACAAGATCGAGACCCCGGTGGGCCGCATCAGTGCCGAGTTGCACGCCGACGGCCGCGTCAGCATCGCCAATGTGCCGGCCTATCGCCTGGCCAAGCGCGTGCCGGTCGAGCTGGGCGGGCGGGTCTTCCATGGCGACGTGGCCTGGGGCGGCAACTGGTTCTTCCTGTGCGAGGACCATGGCCTCGAGCTGACCCTGGCGCATGCCGAGCGTCTCACCGAATTTTCCTGGGCCATGCGCCAGGCCCTCACGGCCCAGGGAATCGGCGGCGCCGATGGCGCCGAGATCGACCACATCGAGCTGATCGGCCCCGCCCTGCAGGCTGGCCACCAGGGCCGCAGCTTCGTGCTGTGCCCCGGCAAGGCCTACGACCGCTCGCCCTGCGGCACCGGCACCAGCGCCAAGGTGGCCTGCCTGGCGGCCGACGGCAAGCTGGCACCGGGCGCGCTGTGGCTGCAGGAAAGCGTGATCGGCAGCGTGTTCGAGGCCTCTTATCAAGTTTCCAAGCAGGCCGGCGCTGAGGGTCAGGTCTTGCCGACGATCACCGGCCGTGCCCATGTGAATCTGGACGCGACCCTGGTGTTCCAGCCCGGCGACCCGTTCGCCTGGGGCATCACGCAGCGGTGA
- a CDS encoding branched-chain amino acid ABC transporter ATP-binding protein/permease has protein sequence MQSRKLLPALGLLVLFMLPVLPVPEFWITQLNYIGMFALVALGLVLLTGVGGLTSFGQAAFVGVGAYTTALLSTRYGISPWLALFAGLACTVLIALLLAWLTLRMSGHYLPLATIAWALSLNYLIANTEFLGKYDGILGLPALNLFGLSLQDGRALYYLVWIFALAGAWGVKNLLDSRPGRAIRALNGGTVMAEAMGVSTFRYKVVIFVIAAMLASVSGWLFAHFQRTVNPSPFALKMGIEYLFMAVVGGVGTVWGAFVGSGVLKILEDQLKELLPRLLGSNGNFEVIVLGVLLVLMLKYAPKGLWPFSQGLTARWLPARRRAHDWAGAAPLPARDKPEPGELLLEVDKVRKQFGGLVAVNDVSFKIRAGEIIGLIGPNGAGKSTTFNLVSGVLSLTSGKVNFRGLPVGGLNSRRIAERGMSRTFQHVKMIADMTVLENVALGGYLRSSSGTLRAMLRLDRAEERCLFAEAEKQLQRIGMQGQMHELAGNLALGPQRLMEIARALCTDPALLLLDEPAAGLRHKEKQALAEVLRQLKAEGLSILLVEHDMEFVMGLTDRIVVMEFGTKLIEGTPEEVQASPEVRAAYLGTEH, from the coding sequence ATGCAATCGCGCAAACTTCTTCCCGCACTGGGCCTGCTGGTGCTGTTCATGCTGCCGGTGCTGCCGGTGCCCGAGTTTTGGATCACCCAGCTCAACTACATCGGCATGTTCGCCCTCGTGGCCCTGGGCCTGGTGCTGCTCACCGGCGTGGGCGGGCTCACCTCCTTCGGGCAGGCCGCCTTCGTGGGCGTGGGGGCCTACACCACGGCCCTGCTGTCCACGCGTTATGGCATCTCGCCCTGGCTGGCCCTGTTCGCCGGCCTCGCCTGCACGGTGCTGATCGCGCTGCTGCTGGCCTGGCTGACGCTGCGCATGTCGGGCCATTACCTGCCGCTGGCCACCATCGCCTGGGCGCTGAGCCTCAACTACCTGATCGCCAACACCGAGTTCCTCGGCAAGTACGACGGCATCCTGGGCCTGCCGGCCCTGAACCTGTTCGGCCTCAGCCTGCAGGATGGCCGCGCGCTCTACTACCTGGTGTGGATCTTTGCGCTGGCGGGCGCCTGGGGCGTGAAGAACCTGCTCGACTCGCGGCCCGGCCGCGCCATCCGCGCCCTCAACGGCGGCACCGTGATGGCCGAGGCCATGGGCGTTTCCACCTTCCGCTACAAGGTCGTGATCTTCGTCATCGCGGCCATGCTGGCCTCGGTCTCGGGCTGGCTGTTCGCGCATTTCCAGCGCACCGTGAATCCCAGCCCCTTCGCGCTGAAGATGGGCATCGAGTACCTTTTCATGGCGGTGGTGGGCGGTGTCGGCACGGTCTGGGGCGCCTTCGTCGGCTCCGGGGTGCTGAAGATCCTGGAAGACCAGCTGAAGGAATTGCTGCCGCGACTGTTGGGCAGCAATGGCAACTTCGAGGTCATCGTGCTGGGCGTGCTGCTGGTGCTGATGCTCAAGTACGCGCCCAAGGGCTTGTGGCCCTTTTCCCAAGGCCTGACGGCGCGCTGGCTGCCGGCGCGCCGCCGCGCGCACGACTGGGCTGGCGCCGCGCCCCTGCCGGCGCGCGACAAGCCCGAGCCCGGCGAACTGCTGCTCGAGGTGGACAAGGTGCGCAAACAGTTCGGTGGCCTGGTCGCGGTCAACGACGTCAGCTTCAAGATCCGCGCCGGCGAGATCATCGGCCTGATCGGCCCCAACGGTGCCGGCAAGTCCACCACCTTCAACCTGGTCTCCGGCGTGCTGAGCCTGACCAGCGGCAAGGTCAACTTCCGCGGTCTTCCGGTGGGCGGTTTGAACTCGCGCCGCATTGCCGAGCGCGGCATGTCGCGCACCTTCCAGCATGTGAAGATGATTGCCGACATGACGGTGCTGGAGAACGTCGCGCTGGGCGGCTATCTGCGCAGCAGCAGCGGCACCCTGCGCGCCATGCTGCGGCTCGACCGCGCCGAGGAGCGCTGCCTGTTCGCCGAGGCCGAGAAGCAGCTCCAGCGCATCGGCATGCAAGGCCAGATGCACGAGCTGGCCGGCAATCTGGCCCTGGGCCCGCAGCGCCTGATGGAGATCGCGCGCGCGCTCTGCACCGACCCCGCCCTGCTGCTGCTGGACGAACCCGCGGCCGGCCTGCGCCACAAGGAGAAGCAGGCCCTGGCCGAGGTGCTGCGCCAGCTCAAGGCCGAGGGCCTGAGCATTCTGCTGGTGGAGCACGACATGGAATTCGTGATGGGACTGACCGACCGCATCGTGGTGATGGAGTTCGGCACCAAGCTGATCGAGGGCACCCCCGAGGAGGTGCAGGCCAGCCCCGAGGTGCGCGCCGCCTACCTGGGAACCGAGCACTGA
- a CDS encoding hemerythrin domain-containing protein, whose amino-acid sequence MHKPARFDMYATIHRALRHFMTDTLTQIGRLDAGDSEASRAALDQLDTLLYLCRQHLEHENRFVHPAIEARSPGGSQRIAGEHEDHLEAIAALEAEALAVRQAPSPTADLRLYRHLALFVADNFEHMQIEETRHNELLWQGYDDAELVQIHEQILASLDPAERGLVLRWMTPALPRSERAALYAELRKQMPGEVFSAVLEGAKPWLGAQDWAALVADLDQREALLA is encoded by the coding sequence ATGCACAAGCCCGCCCGTTTCGACATGTACGCCACGATCCACCGTGCGCTGCGCCACTTCATGACCGACACGCTGACGCAGATCGGCCGACTGGATGCGGGCGACAGCGAGGCCAGCCGCGCCGCGCTGGATCAGCTCGACACCCTGCTCTACCTCTGCCGCCAGCACCTGGAGCACGAGAACCGCTTCGTGCACCCCGCCATCGAGGCGCGCAGCCCGGGCGGCTCGCAGCGCATTGCCGGCGAGCATGAGGACCATCTGGAAGCCATCGCCGCGCTGGAGGCCGAGGCCCTGGCGGTGCGTCAGGCCCCCAGCCCAACGGCCGATCTGCGCCTGTACCGCCACCTGGCCCTGTTCGTGGCCGACAACTTCGAGCACATGCAGATCGAGGAGACGCGCCACAACGAGCTGCTGTGGCAGGGCTATGACGACGCCGAGCTGGTGCAGATCCACGAGCAGATCCTGGCCTCGCTGGACCCGGCCGAACGCGGCCTCGTGCTGCGCTGGATGACGCCGGCCTTGCCGCGCAGCGAGCGCGCGGCCCTCTATGCCGAGCTGCGCAAGCAGATGCCGGGCGAGGTGTTCAGCGCGGTGCTGGAAGGCGCCAAGCCCTGGCTGGGCGCGCAGGACTGGGCCGCGCTGGTGGCCGATCTGGACCAGCGCGAAGCGCTGCTCGCCTGA